The Trinickia caryophylli genomic sequence GCCAGCGGTTGCTGATCGAGCGGCTCGAGGCCATCGGCTTCAACTGCGAAACCATCGAATCGCACGGCGTGACCAATCTCTGGGCCGTCAAGCGCGGCACCGACGCCGGCGGCAAGCTGCTCGCGTTCGCAGGACACACCGATGTCGTGCCTACCGGCCCGCTCGAGCAATGGAGCTCGCCGCCGTTCGTGCCGACGCATCGCGACGGCAAGCTCTATGGCCGCGGCGCCGCCGACATGAAAACGTCGATCGCGGGCTTCGTCGTGGCGGCGCAAGAGTTCGTCGCGGCCCATCCCGCGCATCGCGGCGCCATTGCGTTTCTGATCACGAGCGACGAGGAGGGTCCGGCCACGCACGGCACCGTCAAGGTCGTCGAAGCGCTCAAGGCGCGCGGGATCACGCTCGATTACTGCGTCGTCGGCGAACCCACGTCGGATGCGACGCTCGGCGACGTCGTGAAGAACGGCCGCCGCGGGTCGATGTCGGGCAAGCTCGTCGTGAAGGGACTGCAAGGCCACATCGCCTACCCGCACCTTGCGAAGAACCCGGTCCATCTGCTCGCGCCGGCGCTCGCGGAACTCGTCGCCGAGCACTGGGACGCCGGCAACGAGTACTTCCCGCCCACGACCTGGCAGGTCTCGAATTTCTCGAGCGGCACGGGCGCGACCAACGTCATTCCGGGCCGCGCGGAACTCATGTTCAACTTCCGCTTTTCGACCGCAAGCACCGTGGAAGGGCTGCAGCGGCGCGTGCATGCGATTCTCGACAAGCACGGCCTCGACTACGAGCTCGACTGGACCGTGAGCGGCCTGCCGTTTCTCACGCCGCGTGGCGAGCTCTCGGAGGCCCTCGAGCGCGCGATCAAGGACGAAACGGGTGTGACGACGCAACTCTCGACCACGGGGGGCACCTCCGATGGCCGCTTCATCGCGCGCATCTGCAAGCAGGTGGTCGAGTTCGGCCCGCCCAACGGCAGCATTCACAAGATCGATGAGCATATCGAACTCGCCTTCGTCGATCCGCTCAAGAATATTTACCGGCGCGTGCTCGAAGCACTGATCGCCTGACCGAGCGCACACCACGGATCCGCCTTACCATGACGACGCCTTTTTCCACCGTACGCGACCTGCTGCGCCATGCCGTATCGCGCTTCAATGCCGCCGGGCTCGCATTCGGCCACGGCTGCGCGAACGCGTATGACGAGGCCGCCTATCTGATCCTCCATACGTTGCATCTGCCGCTCGACACGCTCGACCCGTTTCTCGACGCGCGCCTTTTGCCCGAGGAGATCGAGACCGTGATGCAGGTCATCGCGCGCCGGACCGACGAGCGCGTGCCCGCCGCATATATCACGCGCGAGGCGTGGATGCACGGCCGGCGCTTTTACGTCGACGAGCGCACGATCGTGCCGCGCTCGTTCATCGGCGAGCTACTCGAAGACGGCCTGCAACCCTATGTGGACGATCCGGACGAAGTCGCCGCCGTGCTCGAACTCTGCACCGGCTCGGGCTGTTTGGCGGTGCTGGCCGCGCATGCGTTTCCGAACGCCGACGTGGATGCCGTCGACATCTCGGCCGAAGCGCTGGACGTCGCCCGCATCAATGTGGCCGACTACGGGCTCGACGATCGCGTCGCGCTCTTCGAAGGCGATCTCTTCGCTCCGCTCGCCGAACGTCGCTACGACGTCATCCTGACCAACCCGCCCTACGTCAACAGCGCGTCGATGGCGCACCTGCCGGCCGAATACCGCCACGAGCCCGCGCTCGCACTGGCGGGCGGCGCGGACGGCATGGACGTCGTACGCCGCATCGTGACGGAGGCGCGCCGGTGGCTTACGGACGACGGCGTGCTCGTCGTCGAGATCGGCAACGAACGACACAACGTCGAAGCGGCGTTCGGCGGGCTCGACCTCGTCTGGCTCTCTACGAGCGCCGGCGAGGAGAGCGTCTTCCTGATCCAGGCAAGCGATCTGCCCTCTGCCTGAGCGGCTCGCCGATGCCGTGTCCGTCGTCTAACTCGTCGAACTCGTCGAACTCGTCTCACGATCGGGCAAGCGTCGCCCCGCTGGCGCCCGCCCTGTGGCTATGGCTCGCGGCAGCGGCAGCTGCCGTCGGTTACGGCGTCGGCCTGCCGAGTGCTCCCTATCCAGGCCAGGCCGCGGCGAAAGTGCTCATGTGCGTGCTGCTGATGCTCTCGGCCCTGCGGCACGTGCCCGTGGCCGAACGCGTCCGCCTGTGTGTCGCGCTCGCCGCATCGGGTACCGGCGACGTCCTGCTCGCGCTCCCGCGGTATTCGTTCTCGTTCGTCGGCGGGCTCGGCTCGTTTCTCGTCGCCCACCTGGCCTATTGCACGCTTTTCGCTCCATTGGCCGTGCGGCCGGCAGGCTGGCGTCTCGCCGCCGCCGCCGCGCTCTGGACCGCGGCGGCCGCCATCTACATGGTTTTCCTGCCGCATCTCGGCCCGCTCGCCGTGCCCGTCGCCGTCTACATGTGCGCGCTCTGCCTCATGGCGAGCCTCGCCGTATTCGCGCGCGGGTTGCATCCGCTTGCCGCAATGGGCGGTTTCAGCTTCGTCATATCCGACGCGATGATCGGCGTCGACCGTTTTCTCGAAGCATTTGCCGCCAGTACCTATGGGATATGGGCGACTTACGCCTTCGCACAACTCGCCCTCGCGGCAGCGATCGTCCTGCTGCCGCGCCGCGGTCTGTCCGCCGGCTGAACGCTACGGCCGACGCGCCGTTCGGGCGCGACCTTCGGTAAGATGCGCGAAAGCGCCGCGAGCCGCGCCTCGTGGACCGAACCGGCAGTCTCACGCACCCATGCACTTCGAATTCAACTGGCTCTCGCTCGGCAGTCTCATCTTCGCGGCGCACACGCTCGGCGTCATCGCCGCATGCCATGCGATCCTCAACACGCGCACGTCTCAA encodes the following:
- the dapE gene encoding succinyl-diaminopimelate desuccinylase, which encodes MSGTLALAEALIERASVTPDDQHCQRLLIERLEAIGFNCETIESHGVTNLWAVKRGTDAGGKLLAFAGHTDVVPTGPLEQWSSPPFVPTHRDGKLYGRGAADMKTSIAGFVVAAQEFVAAHPAHRGAIAFLITSDEEGPATHGTVKVVEALKARGITLDYCVVGEPTSDATLGDVVKNGRRGSMSGKLVVKGLQGHIAYPHLAKNPVHLLAPALAELVAEHWDAGNEYFPPTTWQVSNFSSGTGATNVIPGRAELMFNFRFSTASTVEGLQRRVHAILDKHGLDYELDWTVSGLPFLTPRGELSEALERAIKDETGVTTQLSTTGGTSDGRFIARICKQVVEFGPPNGSIHKIDEHIELAFVDPLKNIYRRVLEALIA
- the prmB gene encoding 50S ribosomal protein L3 N(5)-glutamine methyltransferase, yielding MTTPFSTVRDLLRHAVSRFNAAGLAFGHGCANAYDEAAYLILHTLHLPLDTLDPFLDARLLPEEIETVMQVIARRTDERVPAAYITREAWMHGRRFYVDERTIVPRSFIGELLEDGLQPYVDDPDEVAAVLELCTGSGCLAVLAAHAFPNADVDAVDISAEALDVARINVADYGLDDRVALFEGDLFAPLAERRYDVILTNPPYVNSASMAHLPAEYRHEPALALAGGADGMDVVRRIVTEARRWLTDDGVLVVEIGNERHNVEAAFGGLDLVWLSTSAGEESVFLIQASDLPSA
- a CDS encoding lysoplasmalogenase, whose translation is MPCPSSNSSNSSNSSHDRASVAPLAPALWLWLAAAAAAVGYGVGLPSAPYPGQAAAKVLMCVLLMLSALRHVPVAERVRLCVALAASGTGDVLLALPRYSFSFVGGLGSFLVAHLAYCTLFAPLAVRPAGWRLAAAAALWTAAAAIYMVFLPHLGPLAVPVAVYMCALCLMASLAVFARGLHPLAAMGGFSFVISDAMIGVDRFLEAFAASTYGIWATYAFAQLALAAAIVLLPRRGLSAG